A single Nycticebus coucang isolate mNycCou1 chromosome 16, mNycCou1.pri, whole genome shotgun sequence DNA region contains:
- the LOC128568148 gene encoding olfactory receptor 5AC1-like: MAEENRTLVTEFVLTGLTDRPGLQVPLFLVFLLVYLATMVGNLGLIALIWKDARLHSPMYLFLGSLAFADACTSTSVTPKMLINFLSKNHVISLFECMAQFYFFGSSATTECFLLVVMAYDRYVAICSPLSYPVLISNGLCTRGIGVSYFIGFLHSAVHVGLLGRLTFCKSNIIHYFYCEILQLFKVSCIHPVVNMLLILIFSAFIQVFTFMAIIISYSCILFAILKKRSEKCRSKAFSTCSAHLLSVSLFYGTLFCMYVRPGSGPAEDRDRMYSLFYTIIIPLLNPFIYSLRNKEVIGALRKIMKK; encoded by the coding sequence ATGGCAGAAGAAAATAGGACTCTGGTAACTGAGTTTGTCCTCACTGGACTTACGGATCGTCCCGGGCTGCAGGTGCCCCTGTTCCTGGTGTTCTTGCTGGTCTACCTCGCCACCATGGTGGGCAATCTGGGCCTGATTGCTCTCATCTGGAAGGACGCCCGCCTGCACAGCCCCATGTATTTATTCCTTGGCAGTCTAGCCTTTGCAGATGCATGCACTTCAACCTCTGTGACTCCTAAGATGCTTATCAATTTTTTATCTAAGAATCACGTGATATCCCTCTTTGAATGTATggcccaattttatttttttggttccaGTGCAACCACAGAGTGTTTCCTTCTGGTAGTCATGGCCTATGACCGCTATGTAGCCATATGTAGCCCCTTGTCTTATCCAGTGCTTATATCCAATGGCCTCTGTACTCGGGGAATAGGCGTTTCATATTTCATTGGTTTTCTGCATTCAGCAGTTCATGTGGGTTTGTTAGGTAGACTAACTTTCTGCAAGTCCAATATCATACATTATTTCTACTGTGAAATTTTACAACTGTTCAAAGTTTCTTGCATCCATCCTGTGGTTAATATGCTTCTGATTTTAATCTTTTCAGCTTTTATACAAGTCTTCACTTTTATGGCTATCATAATCTCTTACTCCTGCATTCTCTTTGCCATCCTGAAAAAGAGGTCTGAGAAATGCAGAAGCAAAGCCTTCTCCACATGCAGCGCCCACCTGCTCTCAGTCTCTCTGTTCTACGGCACTCTCTTCTGCATGTACGTGCGTCCTGGGTCTGGACCAGCGGAAGATCGGGACAGAATGTATTCCTTATTTTACACGATAATAATTCCCCTGCTAAATCCTTTTATTTACAGCCTGAGGAACAAGGAGGTTATAGGTGCCttgagaaaaataatgaagaaataa
- the LOC128567414 gene encoding olfactory receptor 5AC2-like, with protein MSEENKTLVTEFVLTGLTDRPWLQVLLFIMFTGVYLITVVGNLGLMALIWKDPHLRTPMYLFLGGLAFADVCTSTSVTPRMLVNFLDKTAMISLAECITQFYFFASSATAECFLLVVMAYDRYVAICNPLLYPVVMSSKLCPQLISASYALGFLHSLVHVSFLIRLTFCRSNIIHYFYCEILQLFKISCNDSSINALLIFIFAAFIQISTLMTIIISYSRVLFDILKKRSEKGRSKALSTCSAHLLSVSLYYGTPIVMYVHPVSGLAEDQDKVYSLFYTIIIPLLNPFIYSLRNKEVMQALRRVTKKGAVP; from the coding sequence ATGTCAGAAGAAAATAAGACTCTAGTGACAGAGTTTGTTCTCACAGGACTTACAGACCGACCATGGCTGCAGGTCCTCCTCTTCATCATGTTCACGGGGGTCTACCTCATCACCGTGGTGGGCAACCTGGGACTGATGGCTCTAATCTGGAAGGACCCTCATCTTCGGACGCCTATGTACTTATTCCTTGGTGGGTTAGCCTTTGCAGATGTTTGTACTTCTACCTCAGTGACCCCTAGGATGCTGGTCAACTTCTTAGACAAGACTGCAATGATATCGCTGGCCGAGTGCATCActcagttttacttttttgcttcCAGTGCAACTGCAGAATGCTTCCTCCTGGTAGTGATGGCCTATGACCGCTATGTAGCCATATGTAACCCTCTGCTTTATCCAGTGGTGATGTCCAGCAAACTCTGCCCTCAGTTAATAAGTGCTTCATATGCACTTGGTTTTCTGCATTCCCTGGTTCATGTGAGTTTTCTAATAAGATTGACTTTCTGCAGGTCTAACATTATACATTATTTCTACTGTGAAATTTTACAACTGTTCAAAATTTCATGCAATGACTCCTCTATTAATGCActcctaatatttatttttgcagctttCATACAAATATCCACTTTAATGACTATCATAATCTCTTATAGTCGTGTGCTCTTTGATATTCTGAAAAAAAGGTCTGAAAAGGGCAGAAGCAAAGCCTTGTCCACATGCAGTGCccatctgctttctgtttctttgtactATGGAACTCCCATCGTCATGTATGTGCACCCTGTATCCGGCCTAGCTGAAGATCAGGACAAAGTGTATTCTCTATTTTACACAATCATAATTCCCCTACTAAACCCGTTTATTTACAGTTTGAGAAATAAAGAAGTTATGCAGGCCTTGAGAAGAGTGACAAAGAAGGGAGCAGTTCCTTAG